From Granulicella sp. WH15, the proteins below share one genomic window:
- the eutC gene encoding ethanolamine ammonia-lyase subunit EutC — MKDELARDAWAGLARWTPARIALGRVGVSVPTGATLEFGMAHARARDAIHTPLDVAGLAAELRDAGFATDAVTTRTLSRAEYLLRPDLGRRLSAASREAIVCDGAAGRLTVVMADGLSALAPRRHAVPLLVALRQRLIDWTLDTVFIATQARVAVGDEIGELRGAEAVLVLIGERPGLQASDSLGAYLTYAPRVGCSDAERNCVSNVRVGGLGYEEAAGLLGRLLEGARRLGGSGVGLKDEGEEKKAYLGG, encoded by the coding sequence ATGAAGGATGAGCTGGCGCGGGATGCGTGGGCGGGGTTGGCGCGGTGGACTCCGGCCCGGATCGCGCTGGGGCGCGTGGGGGTGAGCGTGCCGACCGGGGCCACGCTGGAGTTTGGAATGGCCCACGCGCGGGCGCGGGATGCGATCCATACTCCGCTGGATGTGGCTGGGCTTGCTGCGGAGCTGCGGGATGCTGGCTTTGCGACGGATGCCGTGACGACCCGGACTTTATCGAGGGCGGAGTATTTGCTGAGGCCGGATCTGGGGCGGCGGTTGTCTGCGGCTTCTCGTGAGGCGATTGTTTGCGATGGTGCTGCGGGCCGATTGACCGTGGTGATGGCCGATGGTTTGTCGGCGCTGGCTCCACGGCGTCATGCGGTGCCGTTGCTGGTGGCACTGCGGCAGAGGCTGATCGACTGGACGCTCGATACGGTGTTTATTGCAACGCAGGCTCGCGTGGCTGTGGGTGACGAGATTGGCGAGCTGCGCGGGGCGGAGGCAGTGCTGGTCCTGATCGGCGAACGGCCAGGGTTGCAGGCCAGCGACAGCTTGGGGGCTTATCTGACGTACGCGCCGCGAGTGGGGTGCTCGGATGCGGAGCGGAATTGCGTCTCGAATGTGCGGGTGGGTGGGTTGGGTTATGAGGAGGCGGCTGGGTTGTTGGGGCGGCTGCTGGAAGGTGCAAGACGGCTTGGCGGCAGTGGGGTGGGGTTGAAGGATGAGGGTGAAGAAAAGAAAGCATACCTCGGGGGCTGA
- a CDS encoding NCS2 family permease: MTLQQRLEEHFQFAHHNATWRTETLAGLTTFITMAYIIFVNPAILSQTGMPLAAVTTSTCLCAAIGSILMGALANYPLALAPGMGLNAYFTYTVVKGMGIPWQTALGAVFLSGVIFLLLTFGGIRQRLVAAIPYQLHAAVAGGIGLFIAFIGLRNSGLIVPSPATTVTLGNLHDHSVQLAIFGIVFIAILSAYRVKAAMLLGVLTTLALGIACHQVQWHPSTFNPLAIRETAFHLDLRGALRMNALEIIFVFLFVDLFDNIGTLVAVTERAGLIAEDHTIPRLDRIFFADASATVIGSLAGTSTVTSYIESSAGVAAGGRTGVTAIVTGLLFLAAIFVAPAVGAIPDFATAPALILVGALMVAGAARIDWDEPRVAIPSFLTLITIPLTYSIATGLSFGLISFAVLELATGRGRRQHWMLYLLALLFLARFAWMSHG, from the coding sequence ATGACCCTGCAGCAGCGCCTCGAAGAGCACTTCCAGTTCGCACACCACAACGCCACCTGGCGGACCGAGACCCTCGCCGGTCTCACCACCTTCATCACCATGGCGTACATTATCTTCGTCAACCCCGCCATCCTCTCGCAGACGGGGATGCCGCTGGCCGCCGTCACCACCAGCACCTGCCTCTGCGCGGCCATCGGCTCCATCCTGATGGGCGCGCTGGCCAACTACCCGCTCGCGCTCGCGCCCGGCATGGGGCTGAACGCCTACTTCACTTACACCGTCGTCAAGGGCATGGGCATCCCCTGGCAGACCGCACTCGGAGCCGTCTTCCTCTCGGGCGTCATCTTTCTGCTGCTCACCTTCGGGGGCATCCGCCAAAGACTCGTCGCCGCCATCCCCTACCAGCTCCACGCCGCCGTGGCCGGGGGCATCGGCCTCTTCATAGCCTTCATCGGGCTGCGCAACTCCGGCCTCATCGTGCCCAGCCCGGCCACCACGGTCACGCTCGGCAACCTCCACGATCATTCGGTCCAGCTCGCCATCTTCGGCATCGTCTTCATCGCCATACTCTCGGCCTACCGGGTCAAGGCCGCGATGCTGCTCGGCGTACTTACGACGCTGGCCCTCGGCATCGCCTGCCACCAGGTGCAGTGGCACCCGTCCACCTTCAACCCGCTGGCCATCCGCGAGACCGCCTTCCACCTCGACCTGCGCGGGGCGCTACGGATGAACGCGCTCGAGATTATCTTCGTCTTCCTCTTCGTCGATCTCTTCGACAACATCGGCACCCTGGTCGCGGTCACCGAGCGCGCGGGCCTGATCGCCGAAGACCACACCATCCCGCGTCTCGACCGCATCTTCTTCGCGGATGCCTCGGCAACAGTAATAGGCTCGCTCGCGGGCACCAGCACGGTCACCAGCTACATCGAGTCGTCAGCCGGAGTAGCAGCAGGAGGCCGCACCGGCGTCACAGCCATCGTCACCGGTCTCCTCTTTCTCGCTGCGATCTTCGTCGCCCCCGCCGTAGGAGCCATCCCCGACTTCGCCACCGCGCCCGCGCTAATTCTGGTCGGAGCCCTCATGGTCGCGGGCGCGGCGCGCATCGACTGGGACGAGCCGCGCGTGGCCATCCCCAGCTTTCTGACGCTCATCACGATCCCGCTCACTTACTCGATCGCCACCGGCCTATCCTTCGGCCTCATCAGCTTCGCGGTCCTCGAGCTGGCCACGGGCCGTGGCCGCCGTCAGCACTGGATGCTTTACCTGCTGGCGCTGCTCTTTCTGGCACGCTTTGCGTGGATGAGCCACGGCTAA